From Bufo gargarizans isolate SCDJY-AF-19 chromosome 10, ASM1485885v1, whole genome shotgun sequence, the proteins below share one genomic window:
- the LOC122921077 gene encoding polycystic kidney disease protein 1-like 2, translating to MCLLMCTVVINLMFWELPQATYPVLISVGGFDLTWKDIMIAFESAILMFPVNLLIIYIFRNTQPREIKSTKTKAKKDKLIPNAKKSPSCQLSFYTVLEDLSGVVQTLSQTSRNKLEVNLDEETNKNFTALLQIISHLLQKQLTPGRLSSSVPLAQLSSDELHALFCAHYVSRKLKKVSQDVQQMGSQQVPDQQQHEEFIAQLHALLHVIDKSVPPLPAQRSQQKQQVKKKRLPWWFLFIGWSLLVSISVVSTYFAMMYGFLYGKNSSIRWIISMALSLFQSIFILQPLKVVGFAVFFALILKKVEDEEEILETELEISDECQKSDETAM from the exons ATGTGTCTTCTCATGTGTACAGTTGTCATTAACCTCATGTTCTGGGAGTTACCTCAAGCTACTTATCCAGTGCTCATTAGTGTTG gCGGTTTTGACCTGACATGGAAGGACATTATGATAGCCTTTGAAAGTGCAATTCTCATGTTTCCTGTCAATCTACTCATCATTTACATCTTTCGAAACACTCAGCCCAGGGAAATTAAAAGCACAAAGACCAAAGCTAAAAAAGACAAACTAATTCCCAATGCCAAGAAGAGTCCATCCTGCCAGCTAAGTTTCTATACTGTTCTGGAG GACCTGTCGGGAGTAGTGCAGACTCTGAGTCAGACTTCCCGGAATAAGTTAGAAGTGAACCTGGATGAAGAAACAAATAAAAATTTCACTGCTCTACTGCAGATCATCTCACATCTTTTACAAAAACAGCTAACGCCTGGAC GACTGTCATCTTCGGTACCCTTGGCGCAGCTTTCTAGTGATGAATTACATGCCTTGTTTTGTGCACATTATGTGTCCCGAAAGCTTAAGAAGGTATCTCAAGATGTTCAGCAGATGGGAAGCCAGCAGGTCCCagaccagcagcagcatgaggagttcaTCGCGCAGTTACATGCTCTGCTGCATGTAATAGACAAATCTGTTCCTCCTTTGCCTGCACAACG GTCTCAACAAAAGCAGCAAGTGAAAAAGAAGCGACTGCCTTGGTGGTTCCTGTTCATTGGGTGGAGCCTACTGGTCTCCATCAGTGTTGTTTCTACCTACTTCGCCATGATGTACGGGTTTCTCTATGGAAAGAACAGTTCTATCCGGTGGATTATTTCAATGGCTTTATCTCTTTTCCAAAGCATCTTTATTCTGCAGCCACTTAAG GTTGTtggatttgcagttttttttgctCTGATCTTAAAGAaggtagaagatgaggaagaaATTCTGGAAACAGAACTGGAGATATCAG ATGAGTGTCAGAAAAGTGATGAGACGGCAATGTga